Proteins from a genomic interval of Croceicoccus naphthovorans:
- a CDS encoding PhoX family protein, with amino-acid sequence MQIGGMNRRAILRGGAKAGAVTALGGVLSGLMARQALAADTVGQLEPAISPYGGLFPVKDQETGLELLKLPRGFTYRTFSWQGDLMTDGGRVAVAHDGMGVVSGGGNGGQDTFLIRNHEVRSNGSLIAAPGQYDTVGQGGGCDVLRVRNGKLVEHYATLGGTSTNCAGGITPWGTWLTCEETTFDNTGNGGKKHGYTFECSIDPSQTTGEPIVGMGRFAHEAVAIDPVTGYVYETEDSRNVSGLYRYKPNNTARQYGALAQGGQLQAARIVGVPAAKLLALGGNNAVNFVGQTLDVEWVDLDEPDANPTGGMSGPYAEALSKGCLTMSRGEGISHHGDSLAIVDTSFGRDSSNRDGRGLGSVWIYTPSTSNPERGTLTLLYAAAARVAGNNPDNITISPRGGIVTCDDGADVDDGFGAGQRLMGYSAQGAAYILAKSNVAFDDADIASIGRTGQFPADDYRGSEFCGACFDPSGQTLFVNVQTPGITFAIRGPWASGNL; translated from the coding sequence GTGCAAATCGGTGGTATGAACAGGCGTGCGATCCTGCGGGGCGGCGCGAAGGCTGGTGCGGTAACGGCGCTGGGCGGTGTGCTGAGCGGGCTTATGGCACGCCAGGCGCTGGCCGCGGATACGGTGGGACAGCTTGAACCCGCGATCAGCCCTTATGGCGGCCTGTTCCCGGTGAAGGATCAGGAAACCGGCCTCGAATTGCTGAAGCTGCCGCGCGGCTTCACCTATCGCACGTTCAGCTGGCAGGGCGACTTGATGACCGACGGCGGCCGCGTGGCGGTTGCGCATGACGGCATGGGTGTCGTCTCGGGCGGCGGCAACGGCGGTCAGGATACGTTCCTGATCCGCAACCACGAAGTACGCAGCAACGGCTCGCTGATCGCCGCGCCGGGTCAGTACGACACCGTCGGTCAGGGCGGCGGCTGCGACGTGCTGCGCGTCCGCAACGGCAAGCTGGTCGAACACTATGCCACGCTGGGCGGCACCAGCACCAACTGCGCCGGCGGCATCACGCCGTGGGGCACTTGGCTGACCTGCGAGGAAACGACCTTCGACAACACCGGCAACGGCGGTAAAAAGCACGGCTACACCTTCGAATGTTCGATCGACCCGTCGCAGACGACCGGCGAGCCGATCGTCGGCATGGGCCGCTTCGCGCACGAAGCCGTCGCGATCGATCCGGTGACGGGCTATGTCTACGAGACCGAGGATTCCCGCAACGTTTCGGGCCTCTATCGCTACAAGCCCAATAACACCGCACGCCAGTACGGCGCGCTGGCGCAGGGCGGCCAGCTTCAGGCAGCGCGCATCGTCGGCGTTCCGGCGGCGAAGCTGCTGGCACTGGGCGGCAACAACGCCGTGAACTTCGTCGGTCAGACGCTCGACGTCGAATGGGTCGACCTCGACGAACCCGATGCCAACCCCACCGGCGGCATGTCCGGCCCCTATGCCGAAGCGCTGAGCAAGGGCTGTCTGACGATGAGCCGCGGCGAAGGCATTTCGCACCACGGCGATTCGCTGGCCATCGTCGACACCAGCTTCGGTCGCGACAGCAGCAACCGCGACGGTCGCGGCCTCGGCTCGGTGTGGATCTACACGCCCAGCACCAGCAACCCCGAACGCGGCACGCTGACCCTGCTTTACGCAGCGGCGGCGCGCGTTGCCGGCAACAACCCGGACAACATCACGATCTCGCCGCGCGGCGGCATCGTGACCTGCGACGATGGTGCCGATGTCGATGACGGCTTCGGTGCGGGCCAGCGCCTGATGGGCTATTCGGCGCAGGGCGCGGCCTATATCCTCGCCAAGAGCAACGTCGCGTTCGACGATGCCGACATCGCCTCGATCGGTCGCACCGGCCAGTTCCCCGCCGACGACTATCGCGGTTCGGAATTCTGCGGCGCGTGCTTCGACCCTTCGGGCCAGACGCTGTTCGTGAACGTCCAGACTCCGGGCATCACTTTCGCGATCCGTGGCCCCTGGGCTTCGGGCAACCTTTGA
- a CDS encoding DUF3806 domain-containing protein has protein sequence MNDLPRYRLEDAEREWLEESRAWIKGHFSEEADDNYADPDAKLAVVRANIAQGWVGPEDTWKLQALGIAMGDALADELLLDWVTIEDEYGRVPALNWPGTSIVLYPVTMISQRIERGEEVDIDVMFEETRTRLQEIAFSGDVQ, from the coding sequence ATGAATGACCTACCACGCTACCGTCTGGAAGACGCAGAGCGAGAGTGGCTTGAAGAATCCCGTGCGTGGATCAAGGGCCACTTCAGCGAAGAGGCCGACGACAACTACGCCGATCCCGATGCGAAGCTTGCGGTGGTGCGCGCCAATATCGCACAAGGCTGGGTCGGACCCGAAGATACGTGGAAACTGCAGGCACTGGGCATCGCGATGGGCGATGCGCTGGCGGACGAGCTGTTGCTCGACTGGGTCACGATAGAGGACGAATATGGCCGCGTCCCCGCGCTGAACTGGCCGGGCACCTCCATCGTTCTCTATCCCGTGACCATGATCTCTCAGCGGATCGAGCGCGGCGAGGAAGTCGACATCGACGTCATGTTCGAGGAAACCCGCACCCGCCTGCAGGAAATCGCCTTCAGCGGAGACGTGCAATAA